The following coding sequences lie in one Flavobacterium sp. 20NA77.7 genomic window:
- a CDS encoding HupE/UreJ family protein, protein MDAFFIYVNMGINHVLDIKGHDHVLFLLALISPYAFKDWKRILFLVSIFTVGHTLALVLSVYNVVSVKASLVEFLIPVTILITALFALFTAGKTTKKESVTFVAGVTLFFGLIHGLGFSNYFKTIMIGTPSEKVLPLMEFALGIEVAQLIVVIIGLILAYIAQAVFKFSKREWGLIIASFIIGAVVPMLIENEIWYS, encoded by the coding sequence ATGGATGCATTCTTCATTTATGTAAACATGGGTATTAATCATGTACTTGATATCAAGGGCCATGACCATGTATTATTTTTATTGGCATTAATTAGTCCGTATGCATTTAAAGACTGGAAGCGTATCCTTTTTTTAGTAAGTATTTTTACTGTAGGACATACACTTGCTTTAGTTTTATCGGTATACAATGTAGTATCTGTAAAAGCTTCTTTAGTAGAATTCCTTATTCCTGTTACAATCTTAATTACGGCTTTATTTGCTTTATTTACGGCTGGCAAAACTACTAAAAAAGAAAGTGTTACTTTTGTAGCTGGTGTAACGTTGTTTTTTGGACTCATTCATGGATTAGGTTTTTCAAATTATTTTAAAACCATCATGATAGGCACACCTAGTGAAAAAGTACTTCCACTTATGGAATTTGCGCTAGGTATAGAAGTCGCTCAACTCATTGTTGTGATAATAGGTTTAATTTTAGCTTATATTGCCCAAGCTGTATTTAAGTTTTCTAAACGAGAATGGGGATTAATAATTGCATCATTTATCATAGGAGCTGTTGTACCTATGCTAATTGAAAATGAAATTTGGTACAGTTAA
- a CDS encoding deoxycytidylate deaminase, with amino-acid sequence MKAEKKEKYDKAYLRIAKEWGKLSYCERKQVGAIIVKDKMIISDGFNGTPSGFENCCEDEAHFTKWYVLHAEANAISKVARSTQSCEDATLYITLSPCKDCSKLIHQSGIKRVVYLEEYKDTSGVDFLIKAGIEVTLINNLDE; translated from the coding sequence GTGAAAGCAGAAAAAAAAGAAAAATACGATAAGGCTTATTTACGAATAGCAAAAGAATGGGGTAAACTTTCTTATTGTGAAAGAAAACAAGTGGGCGCTATTATAGTAAAAGACAAAATGATTATCTCAGACGGTTTCAATGGTACCCCAAGCGGGTTTGAAAACTGCTGTGAAGACGAAGCACATTTTACAAAATGGTATGTTTTGCATGCCGAGGCGAATGCCATCTCAAAAGTGGCTCGTTCTACACAATCCTGTGAAGATGCTACATTATATATTACACTTTCTCCCTGTAAAGATTGTAGTAAATTAATTCATCAGTCTGGCATTAAGCGTGTGGTGTATTTAGAAGAATATAAAGATACTTCAGGCGTTGATTTTTTAATAAAAGCAGGAATAGAAGTCACACTTATCAATAACTTAGATGAGTAA
- a CDS encoding S41 family peptidase codes for MSKPNSKIYLPILFALLFALGYILGRKSNGLQIDSLFNASKGKHKINRLLDLIDREYVDEVNTDSIVDVTVNGILEKLDPHSVYIPKSQLAQVTESMEGNFVGIGINFYMYKDTLTVLQPILNGPSYRAGIQAGDRILVANNKQLFNKKLTNEQLFTILKGEMDTKVNLLVYRKAEKRKFNVTISRAKIPVKSVEIALMLQPKKGYIKVNRFAETTYSEFHQALVQLKQQGMTEVIVDLRGNGGGYLEMAVAMADEFLKKDELIVKTKNRAKHEERSLATEKGIFESGKISVLVDENSASASEIFAGAIQDNDRGSIIGRRTFGKGLVQKEMKLDDGSAVRLTVARYYTPSGRSIQKPYSDKNYFNEFEKRSVTGELYQKDSIKVVDSLRYKTKKGRIVYGGGGIIPDVFVPLSASHDEEGLALLLQTDFINYFAFEKVDAKRMYFKKFTQPTLKKEIYENPLYFKQFQGYVTQNGFSFTLVKHKTEVLDYLYAAFTKQLFGDKAYYQIVLPKDKMIKKVL; via the coding sequence ATGAGTAAACCTAATTCAAAAATCTATTTACCTATCCTTTTTGCGCTACTTTTCGCCTTAGGTTATATATTAGGTAGAAAGTCAAACGGTTTACAAATAGATAGTTTATTTAACGCTTCAAAAGGGAAGCATAAAATAAATAGATTACTCGATTTAATTGATCGAGAATATGTAGATGAAGTCAATACAGATTCTATTGTAGATGTAACGGTAAATGGTATTTTAGAAAAATTAGACCCACATTCTGTATATATACCTAAAAGCCAGTTGGCGCAAGTTACAGAAAGTATGGAAGGAAATTTTGTGGGTATAGGAATTAATTTCTATATGTATAAAGATACGCTTACGGTCCTTCAGCCTATATTAAATGGTCCTTCATACAGAGCCGGTATTCAAGCGGGTGACCGAATTTTAGTAGCAAATAATAAACAGTTGTTTAACAAAAAACTGACTAACGAACAATTATTCACCATATTAAAAGGTGAAATGGATACAAAAGTAAACTTACTCGTGTATCGAAAAGCAGAAAAACGAAAATTTAATGTAACTATTTCTCGCGCAAAAATACCTGTAAAAAGTGTAGAAATTGCGCTTATGCTTCAACCTAAAAAAGGCTATATCAAGGTAAATCGTTTTGCTGAAACCACGTATTCCGAATTTCATCAAGCATTAGTACAGTTAAAGCAGCAAGGTATGACCGAAGTTATAGTAGATTTAAGGGGTAATGGTGGGGGTTATTTAGAAATGGCAGTAGCCATGGCAGATGAATTTCTGAAAAAAGACGAATTAATTGTCAAAACCAAAAATAGAGCTAAGCACGAAGAACGATCTTTAGCTACCGAAAAAGGAATTTTTGAATCAGGTAAAATTTCAGTTTTAGTAGATGAAAATTCGGCTTCGGCAAGTGAAATTTTTGCAGGCGCTATTCAAGATAATGATAGAGGAAGTATTATAGGTAGACGAACATTTGGTAAAGGATTAGTACAAAAAGAAATGAAATTAGATGATGGCTCAGCAGTACGACTAACTGTAGCCAGATATTATACACCTTCAGGGCGAAGCATTCAAAAACCCTACTCAGATAAAAATTATTTTAATGAGTTTGAAAAACGCTCTGTTACGGGCGAATTGTATCAAAAAGACAGTATAAAAGTTGTAGATAGTTTGCGATATAAAACTAAAAAAGGCCGAATTGTCTATGGCGGCGGGGGTATTATTCCTGATGTTTTTGTGCCATTATCTGCTTCACATGATGAGGAAGGACTGGCGTTGTTACTTCAAACCGATTTTATCAATTATTTTGCTTTTGAAAAAGTAGATGCAAAAAGAATGTATTTTAAAAAGTTTACGCAACCTACTTTGAAAAAAGAAATTTATGAAAACCCATTGTACTTTAAACAGTTTCAAGGCTATGTAACACAAAATGGGTTTTCATTTACTCTTGTCAAACACAAAACAGAAGTCTTAGATTATTTATACGCTGCGTTTACCAAACAACTTTTTGGAGATAAAGCCTATTATCAAATCGTGTTACCAAAAGATAAAATGATTAAAAAAGTTTTATAA
- a CDS encoding MarC family protein, producing the protein MFDWKDIFTISMILFAVIDIVGSIPIIVDLRSKMGHIQSEKATLVAAIIMIAFLFVGEEILKLIGIDANSFAVAGSFVLFFLALEMILGIRLYKEDNPSTASIVPIAFPLIAGAGTMTTLLSLRAAYDKINIIVAILINVLVVYAVLKSSGKIERLLGNNGLGIIRKIFGVILLAIAVKLFAANVKGLFV; encoded by the coding sequence ATGTTTGATTGGAAAGATATTTTTACGATAAGTATGATTTTGTTTGCGGTAATTGATATCGTGGGAAGTATTCCTATTATTGTTGATTTGCGAAGTAAAATGGGACACATTCAATCAGAGAAAGCAACGCTGGTAGCAGCTATTATCATGATTGCTTTTTTATTTGTAGGTGAGGAAATATTAAAATTAATAGGCATCGATGCTAATTCATTTGCTGTAGCGGGTTCATTTGTCTTGTTCTTTTTAGCTCTCGAAATGATTTTAGGTATTCGTTTATACAAAGAAGATAATCCAAGTACGGCATCTATTGTTCCAATTGCTTTTCCTTTAATTGCTGGCGCAGGAACTATGACTACTTTATTATCTTTACGTGCCGCGTATGACAAAATTAATATTATTGTTGCCATTCTAATTAATGTATTAGTGGTCTATGCTGTTTTAAAATCTTCTGGCAAAATAGAACGCTTGTTAGGCAACAACGGATTAGGAATTATTAGAAAAATATTTGGTGTTATTTTATTGGCCATTGCTGTAAAATTATTTGCTGCAAATGTAAAAGGCTTATTTGTTTAA
- a CDS encoding DUF3109 family protein, translating into MFQLHKTIVSEEILENDFVCNLAACQGTCCVDGDAGAPLTQEETEILTRIYPKVKPFLRPEGIQAIEEQGAFVIGEDGEFETTLIDGKDCAYVIFDGKTALCGIEQAYNEGLVDWKKPVSCHLYPIRVKEYTDFAAVNYHKWHICSDACSLGKELQVPIYKFVKEALVRKFGQQWYDELEKVAAELKK; encoded by the coding sequence ATGTTTCAATTACATAAAACAATTGTATCTGAAGAAATACTAGAAAATGATTTTGTATGCAATCTTGCTGCTTGCCAAGGTACGTGTTGTGTAGATGGCGATGCTGGTGCACCACTTACTCAAGAGGAAACAGAAATACTAACGCGTATCTATCCAAAAGTAAAACCTTTTTTAAGACCAGAAGGCATACAAGCTATTGAAGAACAAGGTGCATTTGTAATAGGCGAAGACGGCGAGTTTGAAACTACGCTTATTGATGGAAAAGATTGTGCATATGTTATTTTTGATGGCAAAACGGCTTTATGTGGTATAGAACAAGCTTACAATGAAGGATTGGTTGATTGGAAAAAACCCGTTTCGTGCCATTTATATCCTATACGTGTAAAAGAATACACGGATTTTGCTGCTGTTAATTACCATAAATGGCATATTTGTTCTGATGCGTGTTCGTTAGGTAAAGAATTGCAAGTGCCTATTTATAAATTTGTGAAAGAAGCCTTAGTAAGAAAATTTGGCCAACAATGGTATGACGAATTAGAAAAAGTTGCTGCAGAATTAAAAAAATAA
- a CDS encoding ribonucleotide-diphosphate reductase subunit beta, with protein MSVVEPILQENKDRFVIFPIKHHDIWSWYKKQEACFWTAEEIDLHQDITDWSTKLNDDERYFIKHILAFFAASDGIVNENLAENFVSEVQYSEAKFFYGFQLMMENIHSETYSLLIDTYVKDEKEKNILFKALENFPAIAKKADWALKWVDSPNFAERLIAFAAVEGIFFSGAFCSIYWLKKRGLMPGLTFSNELISRDEGMHCDFAVHLHNNHLVNKVSKERITEIITNALDIEREFITESLPVSLIGMNAKLMTQYLEFVTDRLLVELQCKKVYNVTNPFDFMDMISLEGKTNFFEKRVGEYQKAGVMTNESDENKFSFDADF; from the coding sequence ATGTCAGTAGTTGAACCCATTTTGCAAGAAAACAAAGATAGATTTGTTATTTTTCCTATTAAACACCACGATATTTGGAGTTGGTATAAAAAACAGGAAGCTTGTTTTTGGACAGCAGAAGAGATTGATTTACATCAAGATATTACAGATTGGAGTACAAAATTAAATGACGATGAGCGTTATTTTATCAAACATATTTTGGCATTTTTTGCAGCTTCAGACGGTATTGTTAACGAAAATTTAGCTGAAAATTTTGTAAGTGAAGTGCAATATTCAGAAGCAAAATTTTTCTATGGGTTTCAATTAATGATGGAAAATATTCATTCAGAAACCTATTCGTTATTAATTGACACGTATGTTAAAGACGAAAAAGAAAAAAATATATTATTTAAAGCCCTTGAAAATTTCCCAGCCATCGCTAAAAAAGCAGATTGGGCGTTAAAATGGGTTGATTCTCCAAATTTTGCAGAACGATTGATTGCGTTTGCAGCTGTAGAAGGCATTTTCTTTTCAGGTGCATTCTGTTCGATTTATTGGTTAAAAAAACGTGGTTTAATGCCTGGATTAACGTTTTCTAATGAATTAATCTCTAGAGACGAAGGTATGCATTGTGATTTTGCTGTTCATTTACACAATAATCATTTGGTAAATAAAGTTTCAAAAGAAAGAATCACAGAGATTATTACAAATGCACTTGACATAGAACGTGAGTTTATTACAGAGAGTTTGCCTGTGAGTTTAATAGGTATGAATGCGAAACTTATGACGCAATATTTAGAATTCGTTACAGATAGATTATTGGTAGAATTACAATGTAAAAAAGTGTATAATGTTACAAATCCATTTGATTTTATGGATATGATTTCGTTAGAAGGAAAAACAAATTTCTTTGAAAAAAGAGTAGGTGAATATCAAAAAGCAGGTGTCATGACTAATGAGTCTGACGAAAATAAATTTAGTTTTGATGCTGATTTTTAA